The following coding sequences lie in one Loxodonta africana isolate mLoxAfr1 chromosome X, mLoxAfr1.hap2, whole genome shotgun sequence genomic window:
- the CNGA2 gene encoding cyclic nucleotide-gated olfactory channel: protein MTEKSNGVKSSPANNHNHHVPPTIKANGKDDRRTSSRPQSAADDDTSSELQRLAEMDAPQQGRGGFRRIIRLVGVIREWANKNFREEDPRPDSFLERFRGPELQTVTTQQGDGKSDKDGEGKGTKKKFELFVLDPAGDWYYRWLFFIALPVLYNWCLLVARACFSDLQKGYYLVWLVLDYFSDMVYIADLFIRLRTGFLEQGLLVKDPKKLRDNYIHTMQFKLDVASIIPTDLIYFAVGIHSPELRFNRLLHFARMFEFFDRTETRTSYPNIFRISNLVLYILVIIHWNACIYYAISKSIGFGVDTWVYPNITDPAYGYLAREYIYCLYWSTLTLTTIGETPPPVKDEEYLFVIFDFLIGVLIFATIVGNVGSMISNMNATRAEFQAKIDAVKHYMQFRKVSKEMEAKVIKWFDYLWTNKKTVDEREVLKNLPAKLRAEIAINVHLSTLKKVRIFQDCEAGLLVELVLKLRPQVFSPGDYICRKGDIGKEMYIIKEGKLAVVADDGVTQYALLSAGSCFGEISILNIKGSKMGNRRTANIRSLGYSDLFCLSKDDLMEAVTEYPDAKKVLEERGREILMKEGLLDENEVAATMEVDVQEKLEQLETNMETLYTRFGRLLAEYTGAQQKLKQRITVLETKMKQNNEEDYLSDGINSPEPAAVEKP from the exons ATGACAGAAAAATCCAATGGTGTGAAGAGCTCCCCAGCCAATAACCACAACCACCATGTACCCCCTACCATCAAGGCCAACGGCAAAGATGACCGCCGGACCAGCAGCAG GCCACAGTCTGCAGCTGATGATGACACCTCCTCAGAACTGCAGAGGCTGGCGGAGATGGATGCCCCCCAGCAGGGGAGGGGTGGCTTCCGCAG AATCATCCGCCTGGTGGGAGTCATCCGAGAGTGGGCCAACAAGAATTTCCGTGAGGAGGACCCTAGACCCGACTCGTTCCTCGAGCGTTTCCGTGGGCCTGAGCTCCAGACTGTGACTACACAGCAAGGCGATGGCAAAAGTGACAAGGACGGCGAGGGCAAGGGGACCAA GAAGAAATTTGAATTATTTGTTTTGGACCCGGCTGGGGATTGGTACTACCGCTGGCTCTTCTTCATTGCCCTGCCTGTCCTCTACAACTGGTGCCTACTGGTCGCCAG AGCCTGCTTCAGTGACCTACAGAAAGGCTACTACCTAGTGTGGCTGGTGCTGGACTACTTCTCAGATATGGTCTACATTGCTGACCTTTTCATCCGACTGCGCACAG GTTTCCTGGAGCAAGGGCTGCTGGTCAAAGATCCCAAGAAGCTGAGGGACAACTACATTCACACCATGCAGTTCAAGCTGGATGTGGCTTCCATCATCCCCACAGACCTGATCTACTTCGCTGTGGGCATCCACAGCCCTGAGCTGCGCTTCAACCGCCTACTGCACTTTGCTCGCATGTTTGAGTTCTTTGACCGTACTGAGACCCGCACCAGCTACCCCAACATCTTCCGCATCAGCAACCTAGTCCTCTACATCTTGGTCATCATCCACTGGAATGCCTGCATCTATTATGCCATCTCCAAGTCCATCGGCTTTGGAGTCGACACCTGGGTTTACCCCAACATCACTGATCCTGCGTATGGCTACCTGGCTAGGGAATACATCTACTGCCTTTACTGGTCCACACTGACACTCACCACTATTGGGGAGACACCACCCCCTGTAAAGGATGAGGAATACCTATTTGTCATCTTTGACTTCCTGATTGGTGTCCTCATCTTTGCCACCATTGTGGGAAATGTCGGCTCCATGATTTCCAACATGAATGCCACCCGAGCTGAATTTCAAGCCAAGATTGATGCTGTCAAACACTACATGCAGTTCCGCAAGGtcagcaaagagatggaagccAAGGTCATCAAGTGGTTTGACTACCTGTGGACCAATAAGAAGACTGTGGATGAGCGAGAAGTTCTCAAGAACCTGCCAGCCAAGCTCAGAGCTGAGATAGCTATCAATGTCCACCTGTCCACACTCAAGAAAGTGCGCATCTTCCAGGACTGTGAGGCTGGGCTGCTGGTGGAATTGGTACTGAAGCTCCGTCCTCAGGTCTTCAGCCCTGGGGATTACATTTGCCGTAAGGGGGACATTGGCAAGGAAATGTACATAATCAAGGAGGGCAAGTTGGCAGTGGTGGCTGATGATGGGGTGACCCAGTATGCGCTGCTCTCAGCTGGGAGCTGCTTTGGAGAGATCAGCATCCTTAATATTAAGGGCAGCAAAATGGGCAATCGACGCACTGCCAATATCCGCAGCCTTGGCTACTCAGATCTCTTCTGCTTGTCCAAGGATGATCTTATGGAAGCAGTGACTGAGTACCCTGACGCCAAGAAGGTCTTGGAGGAGAGGGGTAGGGAGATCCTGATGAAGGAGGGGCTCCTGGATGAGAATGAGGTAGCAGCCACTATGGAGGTAGATGTGCAGGAAAAGCTAGAGCAGCTGGAAACTAACATGGAGACCTTGTACACCCGCTTTGGCCGCCTGCTGGCCGAGTACACGGGGGCCCAGCAGAAGCTCAAGCAGCGAATCACAGTTTTGGAAACCAAGATGAAGCAGAACAATGAAGAGGATTACCTGTCAGATGGGATAAACAGCCCGGAGCCAGCTGCTGTAGAGAAACCATAA